In Kutzneria kofuensis, the DNA window ATCCGAGCCGGCTCAACACCATCATCAAGGCGGTGCAGAACGCCGTTGTCGTCGACTCCGGCTGGCAGCTGCTGGAGTTCGCCGGCCAGATGCAGGGCCTGAGCGGCGGCAGCATCACCTTCAACACCATGCCGGTGACCAACGTCGACGGCAAGGTCGGCGGGGCCGACGTCGTGATCGTGACGCCGAGCGACGTGCAGGCGTGGGTGAAGGCCCTGTTCAGCAAGGTCGGCAAGCAGGCGACGACCAGCGCCGCGCCCACCACGACCTCGGCCGCCCCCAACTCCAACGCGGCGATCACCGTCGACGTGAGCAACGCCAGCTCCATGGGCGGGCTGGCCGGCCGGGTGTCGACGTTCCTCGTCGGCCAGGGCTACGGCAAGGGCGATGTCCTGACGGCGAACGCGAAGCGCGCGACCTCGCTGGTCGAGTACGCGTCCGGGGACAAGGCCGCCGCGCAGAAGGTCGCGACCGCGCTCGGCGACCTGCCGATGGCCGTCAGCTCCTCGGTGTCCCCCGGGCACGTGCTGGTGCTGCTGGGCAACGCGTACCACGGTCCCGGATACGGGGCGACGCAAGGCGTTGGCGGCACCCCGCAGCTGAAGCTCGCGCCCACCGCCACCACGACCGCGACGCCGGACCGGCCGCAGATCGACGCCAGCGGCGTCACCTGCATCCCTTAATCGGTGGCGCCGCTCGGGCGGCGGCGGTCACCATGAGCGGCTGTGACCGAGCTTGCGAGGGAACCATTCAGCACTGCGACCTCGGTCGCGGACCTTCGTGTTCCGAGCGTTAGCGAGGAAGGTCCGTGACCGTTCTTGATCTGAGTCCCTGGCGGACCTCGCGCGACTACCGGCTGCTGTGGTCGTCGGGCGCGATCTCGCTGATGGGCAGCCTCGTCACGTACGTGACGGTGCCGTTGCAGATCAAGCAACTCACCGGCTCGTACGTGGCCGTCGGCGCCATGGGCGTGGTCGAGCTGGTGCCGATGATCGTGTTCGGGCTGTACGGCGGCGCGCTGGCGGATGCCGTCGACCGCGGCAGGATCGTGCTGCTGGCGGAGGCCGGGCTCGGCGTGTTGTCGTTGCTGCTGCTGGCCAATTCCCTGCTGCCGCACCCGATGCTGTGGCTGATCTACGTTGTGGTCGCGCTGGCGGCGGCGCTCGACGGGCTGCAACGGCCGTCGCTGGACGCGTTGATGCCACGGGTCGTGCCGCGTGAGCAGTTGACCGCCGCGATCGCGCTGAGTTCCTTGCGCTTCAACGTGGGCGCGATCGTCGGTCCTGCGATCGGCGGCCTGATCGCCGCGACCTTCGGCGTGTCCGTCGCCTACTCGTGCGACCTTGTGTCGTTCCTGATCGCGATTTCCTTGCTGGCGCGGCTGAAGGCGGTGCCACCACCGTCCGATGCGGACAAACCATCGGTGCGCGGCATCCTGGAAGGCCTGCGCTACGCGGGAAGCCGCCCGGAGCTGCTCGGCACGTACCTGGTGGACATCGCGGCCATGCTGCTGGCCATGCCCAACGCCGTTTTCCCTTTCCTGGCCGACGAACTCGGCGCGCCCTGGGCGCTGGGCCTGATGTACGCGGCGACTTCCGTCGGCGCGCTGGCCGTCACCCTGACGAGCGGCTGGACGTCGAAGGTCCACCGGCACGGGCTGATGGTCGCCCTCGCCGCCGGCGCGTGGGGGCTGGCGATGGCGGGCGCCGGATGGTCGGGACCGGTCTGGCTCGTGCTGTTCTTCCTCGTGGCCGCCGGCGCCGCCGACTGCGTCAGCGGACTTTTCCGCAGCACCATCTGGAACCAGACCATCCCCGACAACCTGCGCGGCCGGCTCGCCGGCATCGAGCTGCTCAGCTACACCGCCGGGCCGCAGCTGTCCCAGATTCGCGCCGGCGGCGTGGCCAGCCTGATCGGCGTCCGTGCCTCGATCTGGACCGGCGGTCTGGCCTGCGTCGCCGCCGTGCTGTGTTCGGCCCGGTTGCGGGGGTTCATCCGCTACGACGATCGTCAGCTGATGGGGTGAAGTCGCCGCCGCACCGGTCGAACCGGTGCGGCGGCGACCCTAGACTCCGCCCGTGCTCACAGCTGCGGCTCTGGCGGTCCTCCTGTCCGCGGCAACGCTCACGCCCGCCTCGACCGCGCCGACCTGCCGGGACGTCGCCGTCCCCGTGACGATGCCGTTGGCCGGCACGCAGACCGTCGCCGGCTCCCTGTGCTGGGCCGGGGCCAAGCCGTCGCCCACCGTGCAGATCCTGCTCGCCGGCGCCACGTACAACCGGTCCTACTGGGACTTCCCGTACCGGCCCGACACCTACTCGTACGTGCGGCGTGCCACCGCCGCCGGCTACACCACCCTGGCCCTCGACCGTCCCGGCACCGGCGCCAGCTCCCACCCCGTCGGCGCGTTGCTCACCAACGCCACCGAAGCCAGTGCTGTGCATCAGGTCGTCAATGCCGCACGGCTGGGCAAGCTCGGCTCGGCTTTCACCCGAGTCCTGCTCGCCGGCCACTCCTACGGCTCCGTCGTCGCCTGGTACGAGGCCGCCACCTACGCCGACGTCGACGCCCTGCTCACCACCGGCATGGCCCACGAGGTCCAACCTGCCGCCGCCATCCCGGTTGCCACGTCGCTGATCCCGGCGCCGCCCGACCCGACGTATCTGACGACCCGTCCCGGCAGCCGAAACGTGTTCTGGCACGGTCCGCACGACGACCCCGCCGTCATCGCCGCCGACGAGGCCGCCAAGGACACCGTCACCACGTCCGAGCTGGCAGACACCCTTGTCGCCCAAGGCAATGACACGACGGCGGGCATAACGGTCCCGGTGCTTGTGGCCGAGGGGCAGCAGGATCTCGCCTACGCCGCCGCGCTGCCGCACGAGGCCGGGCACTACCCGAAGTCGCCGTGCGTCGACACGTACCAGCTGCCCGACGCCGGCCACGACCTCAACCTCGCGCCGCACGCCCCCGACTGGTTCGCCAAGGCCCTGAACTGGGCCGATCGCGTGCTGGGAACCGCGGGAGCGCCACCGCGCTGCTAGTCGTAGAACCGGCCGGCGGCGACGTCGCAGCCGAGCTCGCGCCACCAGTCGGCCTGCTCCGCCGAGTCGATCCCGTCCACGGCCACGGTGGCGCCGGACTCGTGCGCCATCTCCACGAGCTGGGCCAGCGACCGCTGCACGATCGAGCCGGGACCCTCAGGCCGGGCCTGCCGCTCGACGAGCCAGCGGGCGATCCGCACCCCGCGGAGTCCCAAGTCCTGGAGGTACGCCAGGTCCTGCGCCCCGACACCGAACTCCTCGACGACCACGCCGACGCCCTCCTCGATCAGGAAGGCGAGGTTGTCGGCGGCGGTGCCGCCGAGGGAGCCGGCCGGCAGGCCGAGTCGCAGCCGTGAAGCCGGCAGCCCGCTCTGGTCCAGCTCCCGAAGCACCCGGGAGCCGAGGTCCTCGTCGTTGGCCAGGCAGGCCGGCAGGCTGATCTCGACCGTCGGCGCGCCGACCAACCCGGTGGCCTGCTCGCACGCGCCGCGCAGCAGCCAGCGGGCCATCGGCAGCATGAGTCCGGTCCGCTCGGCCAGCTCGACGCACTGCCGATGGTCGACCACGCCGTGCCCCGGCCGATCCCACCGCAGCATCGCCCGGACGGCGTGCGTGCGGCCGGTCGCCATCTCGACCTGGCGGCCGAACGCCAGCCGGATCTCGCCGGTCTCCCAGGCGCCGGGCAGCACCGCGGCCATGCCGCAGCGCGCCCGGTCATCGACGTCGAGACGGGCGTCGTGCAGCTCCCACTGGGTGCCCTTGCGCTGGGCTCGGCGCAGCGTCAGCTCGGCGGTCCGGAGCACGTCCTCCATCGACATCTCGGCCGGCAGCCGGTGCACCACGCCGATGGTCGCGGACGCCGCGACACCCTGCCCGTCGGTCAGGTAGATCGGCTCGGCCAGTTCCTCGTTGATCCGGTCGATCATCGTCACGACGTCGCACGAGGCCGGCGAGTTCTCGACCAGCACCGCGAACTCGTCGTTGCCGAGCCGCGCGATCATCGCCCGCTCGCTGAGGAACGCGGCGCGCAGCCGGTCGGCGACACTGCGCAGCACCTGGTCACCGGCCTGTCGCCCGAGCCCGTCGGTGATCACCGAGAATCCGTCCAGGTCGAGCTGGTACAGCGTGGCGCCGGTGTCCCGGTCCACCTGGTTGAGCACCGCCTCCAGCCGGGTGCTCAGGAACTGCCGGTTGGGCAGGCCGGTCAGCACGTCGTGCAGCGACTGGTGCTTGAGCTGGTTGCGCAGCAGCGCCAGCTCGGAGTCGTCGTCGACCACGACGACCAGTTCCCGCCCACCGCGCACCGGCGCGATCGACAGCAGCGGCCGCACGTGCTCCTCGCCGGTCAGCAGAATGGTGCGTCGGTGCCGCACCCGGTCCAGCCGGCCGTCGGCGATCTCGGTGCACACGGTCCGCAGCCGCATCGCCTCTTCGGCGGGCATGAGCTCGAACAGGGTCAGGTCGGACAGCTCGTTCTCGGTGCGGTCCAGGATCGTCCGCAGCGGCTCGTTGCTGCGCAGGAATCGGCCGGCGCGGTTGATGACGCCGATGCCGCTGGCCGAGGCGGCGGCCACCTCGTCGAACCGGGCCAGCGACGCGGTGAGGCTCTGCTGGGTCTCGTTGGCCGCGGCGAACAGCGACTTGGTCAGGTTCTGCTGCTGCTCGAAGATCGACTGCTTGGTCGCGTCCGCGTAGCCGGCGGCCAGCGCGCCGAGCACGGTCACCACGCGCTCCGCCGCCTTGGGGCGGCCGCGCAGCTCGGGCTGGAGCAGCAGCCCGCCGCCGAGCACCTCCACGGTGCAGGTCAGGCTGTCCTCGGCGACGCAGTTGAGGGCGACCAGCTGCCGGCCGACCCGGGCGGCGGCCGCGGTGTCCATCGGCTCCGCCTCGGTGGCCCGGACCAGCTGGTCGAGCATCGTGCCGAAGCGTTCCTCGATCTCGCCGTGGGTGAGCGGCAGATAGTTGGACTGCGACACGAGGTAGGCCCACTTCTTGGTGAGCCTGATCCGCTCGCGCGGGCTGATCGGTTGACGCGGCTGCGGGACGCTCATGCCGACCGGCCCACGCCTGCGCCGCCACCGTGATGGACTACCGACAGCACTCGGGTTCACCTCGCCGTTGCCATGTCCGCGGTGGCGGAAGCGTACCGGCTGTCCGAACCCGTCCATGATCTCTCGACCTTGTTCACTCGAACGAGCGAACAAGGTCGAGGGGGGTCTACTCACCCTAGCTGCGAACGGTTGCAGCCAGCCTGTCCAGCGTCGCTTCGTGGATACGGCGCAGTCCTAGCGGCGCGAACGTGCTCTCGAAGAAGCCGGCCACGCCGCCGGCCCCCTGCCAGGTCGTCTGCACGTGCACGGCGCTGGCGCCCTCGCCCTGCGGCTTGACCGTCCAGGTCGTCACCATGGTCGAGTTCTGGTCCGACTCGACCAGCGTGCCCGGCGCCGGCTCGGTCACCCGCAGCAGGCAGTCCCGGACCCGCTTCTTGGTGGCCTGCAACTTCCAGTGCACCTTGGTGCCCGCGCCCGTGCCACCCTCGAGCACCTCGTACTCGCTGTAGTTCTCGGGCAGGATCCCCGCCCGGGTGCCGGCGTAGTCCGCCAGCGCCGCGTAGACCGCGTCCGAGGGCTTGTCGATGACCCGCTCGGCGGTTGCCTTCACCTCTGCCATGCCCCCGATTCTCGCAGCGTCACTCCGGGTGGGCGCGTTCGCCCGACCGTGAACATCGATCAACGAGATGCGTCACACACATCACGGCCAGTGAGCGGCGCCCATCGATAGCCCCGACCGATGGGAACCGTTCGGGCACAGTGCGTGACTGTCCGTTCACTCATGCTGGACGCGACCGCGACGGCGCGATAGGACTGCGCTCTGGGGTCGACCTCTGGCGGGAGGTGGTGCACATGCGGGTACGGGTGCTCGGCCAGTTCGAGGTCACCCGCGGCGAGGAGCGGATCACCCCGTCGCAGCCGAAACTGCGCCAGCTGTTCGCCCTGCTCGCCCTCAACGCCAACAACGTCGTCCGGGTCGAGCAGCTCATCGAGGAGGTGTGGGGCCCGGAGCCGCCGACCAAGGCGATGGGCACGCTCCAGACGTACATGTCACACCTGCGCCGGCTGCTCGCCTCCCACGACTCCACGGTGTCGGTGCTGCACACCCGGCACGTCGGCTACGCCCTCACGCTGCCGGAACAGGACGTCGACGCCGGTCGGTTCGCCCGCCTCGTCGCACGTGGACGGTCCGAGCTGGACAGTGGCCACATCGAGGCGGCGGCGGAGACCTTCCGCGCGGCGCTGGCGGAGTGGCGCGGCTCCGCGCTCAGCGACGTCGACGCCGGCCCGGTGCTGGCGCACCACATCCGCAGCCTGGAGGAGACCAAGGTCGGCGTCATCGACCAGCGGATGGAGGTCGAGCTCATGCTCGGCCACCACCACGAGGTCATCAACGACCTGAGCACGCTGGTCCGCGACTACCCGGCCCACGAGGGCCTGCACGTCAAGCTGATGATGGCGCTGCACCTGCTGGGTCGCCGCTCCGAGGCGCTGCACGTCTTCCAGCGCATCCGGTCCACGCTGGTCGACGATCTCGGCCTCGAACCGGGGCAGCAGTTGCAGCAGGTCCACCGGGGCCTGCTGGTCGGCAACCCCCAGCTCGACGCCTTGACGCCGACCGGCGCGCTGCGCACCGGCAGCTGGGTGGAGCCGCCCGCGCAGTTGCCGGGCGACCTGCCGGTGTTTGTCGGACGGACGGTCGAGCTGGCCGCCGCGGAGAGCCAGCTGCAGCAACCGGCCCGCTCCGCGCCGGCCGTCGTGTCGGTGGTCGGGCCGCCGGGATCGGGCAAGTCCGCCTTCTGCACGCACCTCGCGCACCGCGTCCGGGCCCGGTTCCCGCACGGCCAGTTGCACGCCGACCTGGCCGAACAGACCCCGGTCGAGGCGCTCACCGGCTTCCTCCGGGCGATCCGAGGCACCGGGGCGCAGCTGCCCGACAGTATTGAGGAGCGCAGCCACCTGCTCCGGGGCTGGACCGCCGAGCGCCGGGTCCTGATCCTGATCGACAACGCGGTGAGCACGGTCGAGCTGACGCCGCTGATGCCCAGCGGCGGCGGGTGCGCGGTGATCGTGGGCTGCCGGACGCGGCTGCCGCTGCGGGGCACGAGCCTGGCCGTCGACCTGCAGCCGCCGGCCGAGGACGAGGCCCTCGAACTGCTCGGATCCGTGATCGGCTGGCGTCGCCTGCGGGCCGAGCTGCCCCAGGCCCGCAAGCTGATCCGGCTGTTCGACGCGTCGCCGATGGCGTTGGTCGCCGCGGCCAACCGGCTGGCCATCCGCCCGCACTGGACCATCGCCGTGCTGCTCGACCGCCTCCGCCATCAGCGCGACTGGCTCGACGAGCTGGTCAACGCCCGGGTCGACCTGCTCAACAGCATCGAGCTGAGCTGCCGGTCGCTCTCCCCGGCGCACCGCGACGCCTTCTTCCGGCTCGCCGCCGCCGCGGACGAGCCGCTGACCACTCGTGGCGCGTCGACGGTGCTCGGCTGCGACCAGCGCACCGCGGAGGCGATCCTCGAGTCGATCGTCGAGCACCAGCTCGCCACCGTCGACCGGGCGCCCGACTCCTTCGCCGGCCAGTTCCACTACCGCTTCAGCCCGCTCGTACGGGTGGCGGCCAGCTCGCTCAGCCAGTTCGCGGCGGCGTCGGTGCCGCCGGCCGAGGCGAACGACCTCTGGATCCGTCGCGCCCCTTCGGCGTAGCCCAGCGCCTCGGTGATGGCGGCCCGCAGCTGCTCGGCGGTGACGCGGCCGAACCGCACCCGCACGCCGGCGCCGGCGTCGACCACCTGCTGGGCGACGATGGGCTGGTCGTCCCGGATCGGGGCGACGACCAGCGGCACCCCGTGGCTCAGCGCCTCGCACACCGTGTTGTGGCCCGCGTGGCAGACGACCACCGCGCACCTCGGCAGCAGCGCCAACTGCGGAACCCGTTGCACGACAAGGACATCGTCACTGCTCAACTGACCCGTGGGATCGACGACGACGCCCTGGTGGTCGGTGAGGCCGGCGAGTGCCTCCGCGGCGGCCTTGAGGAACGGCCCGCCGGCATCGGCGTTGGCCGTGCCCAGTGAGACCAGGACGACCGGGCGGCCGTCCAATGCCGGGAACGGCGTGTCATCCGGCCGGTCCGCGATCGACGGCCCGACGAAGACGACGCCGTCACCGACCGGGCCCACCAACTCCGCCGTGCTGAAGGCCAGCACACCGTACGGCGAAAACCGCAGGTCATAGGGGGCGTGCGGAGAGCCATGCCGGTGCCGCAAGCCGGCGAGGAGGTTGTCGAGCCACGCCGCCACCTTCGGCATCTCCGCCAGCGGCTGTACCAACTCCGCCGAGGTCGTCGCCGAGGTCGCCCACGGTATGCCCCGGCGCTCGGCGACCAGCGCGCCGGCCAACGCCTGTTGGTCGACCACCATCGCATCGGGCGCGAACTCGTCGACGGCGGCGTCCACCAGCGACACCATCCCGTCCGCGAGCGGGACCAGGAATTCCTCCCAGAGGAACTTCAGCGACGCGAAACCCCGCAGCTGCGGCGGCCGCCCGGCCACGGCGAACTCCGGCAGCGGACGATTCGACGGATGGAACGCCGCTCGCGGACCGACGAGCGGGGCCAGCGCGGCGGTCGGCCCGACCCAGCCGACCTCGTGCCCGGCGGCGACCAGCCGCGCCGCCACCCCGACCGTCGGATTGATGTGCCCGACCAGCGGAGGGACGACGAACAAGAACCTGCTCACGCCGCCTCCTTCGTCGGCCGCGCGAGCGCCGCTCCTGTGTTCAATGGCTCGCTCGCAAGCTCGCTCACGCGATCAGCGCCCGCGCCTCGGCCGCCGCGTTGATCCACGGCACGTCGGTGTGGATCCCGCGCACCCACGGGATCAGCAGCTCACGCACCGTGCGATGGGCGTCGACCAGCACCGAGTGGTCCTGCCCCGGAATCACGACCGTGCGGCAGTGCGACAACGCCCGCTCAAGGGCACGCGGATCCTCGCCCTGCAACCCGTCGCCGCCCAGGATGTGCAGCACCGGCGTCGGCAGCGCGCGCAGCTCCTCGGCCGACATCAGCCGACCCTTCGGCAGGTCCGTCACCATCGTCGTCGCGTACAGCTTGGCTGCGGCCTTCCGTGCCAGCTTGGCGTGGTGCGCCCCGTTCTGCGCCTCCAGATCGAGGAACGTCTGCTCGCTGGACAGCTGCTCGGCCATGTAGTCCATGGCCTGCACCATCCGGTCCGACCACGGCTGCGTCGGCGGTTCCGACTCGATCGACACGATGCTCGCCACCTGCCAGGGCCGGGCGAAGGCGTGTCCAAACGCGACGGTGCCGCCGAAGCTGTTGCCCACCAGGTGAACCGGCCCCTGGATCTCCAGTGCGTCGAGCAGCGCGCAGAGATCGGAGACGAAGTGCTGGAACGTGTAGCCGGTGTCCGGGCAGTCGCTGCGGCCGTGGCCGCGCAGGTCGTAGGCGAGCACGTTGATCCCGGCCGCGGCGACCGGCGCGGCCAGCGTCAGGTAGAAGCTGGCCAGGCTGTCGGTGCCGAGGCCGTGAATGAACACCACCGTCGGGGCCGTCGACGGGTCGACGCCCTTGGCCGCCATCCGCTGGTAGTGCGTGTCGATGCCGTTGGCCAGGATCTTGCCCACGTCAGCCTCCCGCGCGGGCCAGCGCCCCGGCGACGAAGTCGACCAGGTCGCCGACCTTGAGCGCGATCACCTCGTCGAGGTCCTTGTCGGCCAGGAACTCGGCCAGGTTGACCGGCTCGCCCCAGCGCTCGGAGATCAGCGCGGTCAGCGTGACCAGGTCGATGCTCTCCAGTTCCAGGTCCTCGTTGAACGAGGTCCGTTCGGTGATCTCCACGTCGTCGACACCCAGCTCGGCGAGCACCTTCCGCAGCATGCCGGCGATCTCGGTGAACACGACGTCGCGCGACGCCTCGGTGGTGGTCATGCTTCCTCCTGATCGGCGGGACCGGCGGTCCACGCGACGACGTACTGCCGGGCCGGCAGGTCGGCTGGATTGCTGACGGCGACACGATGTCGGCCGTCATCGGCGGGCACACCCGGATCCTCGATGGCGATGCTCACCGGTTCGCGGCCGAAGCGGGCGATCGACACCCCGAGTTCGTCCTTGTGGGCCAGGGAAACGGTGACCTCCGGCAGCAGGAAGCCGTTGTGCCCGGACACCATCACCTGGCCGTTGTTGTCGCTGACGAGGATCTCGGCCGGGAAGATGGGCCCGGAACCGTTTTCCCACAACAGGGTCCGCACCGCGTCCTTGACGGCGATCCGGCCGAGCAGCCAGTGCCGGCGGTTGCGCGGCGGCAGCTGGTCGTAGCAGGCCCGCTCACGGCCGCTGAGGTACTTGCTCAGGTACAGCTCCCGCGAGGCCAGGTCGGGCCAGCGCTCGGCGACCGCTACCCAGCCGCCGGGTTGCCGCTGCGACAACGCATTCCGCTCCGGGAACCGCCACGCCTCGTCCAGATCCATGTGGCTGTCGAACCTGCGGTCCCGCCAATCGGTGATCTCCGCCCACACCGCGCCGTTCACGGTCAGCTGGGCGTCGACCTGATAGAGCCGGTCGCTGACGTCGACAACCTTGATCAGGCAGTCGACCGGCGTGCCGGCCGCCGGGTGCGGGCCGAAGAACTCGATGCGCCCCATCTGGATCGGGAAGGCGATGCGTTTTGTCGTCTGCGTGACCCAGATCCAGTACCCCAGCAGCTGGCCGACGTTGTCGAGCAGGCCGCCGGGCACGTCCGGGGTGGTGATCACGCCGCCGACGTGGTCGGCCCCGACGCTGGTCAGCGCCGTGATTCCCTGCAGCGCCGGGCCGTGGAACATCACGCGCCGCTCGTAGAACTCGCGGGCGGTCATGTCCGGGGTGGTCCGCTCGGCCACCGACCAGCTCCGGTGCGGCCTGGGGGCCCATTCCGGCGCTAGTTCGACAACGGCCTGTGAGTGGTCACCGATCGCGACGCGCACCCGGTCGGGGCTGATCGGCTCGACGGTGATGGTGACGTCCGTGGCCGGCGCTCCGATGAGCCACCGCAACAACTTCACGTCGTGCACCCTGACGGCGCGGAGTCCCGGCGCGGCCTCCTCGGCGGCGTCCGTCATCATCTGGATCAGGGTGGTGCCGGGGACGACGGGACGCCGGTCGGCCAGGTCGGGCCAGCCTTCGCGTTGTGGCGCAAAGCAATGGTCCAGCAGGAACGGCATCGAGTCGGTCGAGATGGTGACGCGCTTGGTCAGCGGGCGGATCCTCGGCGCCCGGCGGGTGGCGATCACCTGTGCGGCCGACTCGGCGGTCTCCCGTAACAGCG includes these proteins:
- a CDS encoding MFS transporter, whose product is MTVLDLSPWRTSRDYRLLWSSGAISLMGSLVTYVTVPLQIKQLTGSYVAVGAMGVVELVPMIVFGLYGGALADAVDRGRIVLLAEAGLGVLSLLLLANSLLPHPMLWLIYVVVALAAALDGLQRPSLDALMPRVVPREQLTAAIALSSLRFNVGAIVGPAIGGLIAATFGVSVAYSCDLVSFLIAISLLARLKAVPPPSDADKPSVRGILEGLRYAGSRPELLGTYLVDIAAMLLAMPNAVFPFLADELGAPWALGLMYAATSVGALAVTLTSGWTSKVHRHGLMVALAAGAWGLAMAGAGWSGPVWLVLFFLVAAGAADCVSGLFRSTIWNQTIPDNLRGRLAGIELLSYTAGPQLSQIRAGGVASLIGVRASIWTGGLACVAAVLCSARLRGFIRYDDRQLMG
- a CDS encoding alpha/beta hydrolase; translated protein: MLTAAALAVLLSAATLTPASTAPTCRDVAVPVTMPLAGTQTVAGSLCWAGAKPSPTVQILLAGATYNRSYWDFPYRPDTYSYVRRATAAGYTTLALDRPGTGASSHPVGALLTNATEASAVHQVVNAARLGKLGSAFTRVLLAGHSYGSVVAWYEAATYADVDALLTTGMAHEVQPAAAIPVATSLIPAPPDPTYLTTRPGSRNVFWHGPHDDPAVIAADEAAKDTVTTSELADTLVAQGNDTTAGITVPVLVAEGQQDLAYAAALPHEAGHYPKSPCVDTYQLPDAGHDLNLAPHAPDWFAKALNWADRVLGTAGAPPRC
- a CDS encoding EAL domain-containing protein; translated protein: MSVPQPRQPISPRERIRLTKKWAYLVSQSNYLPLTHGEIEERFGTMLDQLVRATEAEPMDTAAAARVGRQLVALNCVAEDSLTCTVEVLGGGLLLQPELRGRPKAAERVVTVLGALAAGYADATKQSIFEQQQNLTKSLFAAANETQQSLTASLARFDEVAAASASGIGVINRAGRFLRSNEPLRTILDRTENELSDLTLFELMPAEEAMRLRTVCTEIADGRLDRVRHRRTILLTGEEHVRPLLSIAPVRGGRELVVVVDDDSELALLRNQLKHQSLHDVLTGLPNRQFLSTRLEAVLNQVDRDTGATLYQLDLDGFSVITDGLGRQAGDQVLRSVADRLRAAFLSERAMIARLGNDEFAVLVENSPASCDVVTMIDRINEELAEPIYLTDGQGVAASATIGVVHRLPAEMSMEDVLRTAELTLRRAQRKGTQWELHDARLDVDDRARCGMAAVLPGAWETGEIRLAFGRQVEMATGRTHAVRAMLRWDRPGHGVVDHRQCVELAERTGLMLPMARWLLRGACEQATGLVGAPTVEISLPACLANDEDLGSRVLRELDQSGLPASRLRLGLPAGSLGGTAADNLAFLIEEGVGVVVEEFGVGAQDLAYLQDLGLRGVRIARWLVERQARPEGPGSIVQRSLAQLVEMAHESGATVAVDGIDSAEQADWWRELGCDVAAGRFYD
- a CDS encoding SRPBCC family protein gives rise to the protein MAEVKATAERVIDKPSDAVYAALADYAGTRAGILPENYSEYEVLEGGTGAGTKVHWKLQATKKRVRDCLLRVTEPAPGTLVESDQNSTMVTTWTVKPQGEGASAVHVQTTWQGAGGVAGFFESTFAPLGLRRIHEATLDRLAATVRS
- a CDS encoding AfsR/SARP family transcriptional regulator, with the translated sequence MRVRVLGQFEVTRGEERITPSQPKLRQLFALLALNANNVVRVEQLIEEVWGPEPPTKAMGTLQTYMSHLRRLLASHDSTVSVLHTRHVGYALTLPEQDVDAGRFARLVARGRSELDSGHIEAAAETFRAALAEWRGSALSDVDAGPVLAHHIRSLEETKVGVIDQRMEVELMLGHHHEVINDLSTLVRDYPAHEGLHVKLMMALHLLGRRSEALHVFQRIRSTLVDDLGLEPGQQLQQVHRGLLVGNPQLDALTPTGALRTGSWVEPPAQLPGDLPVFVGRTVELAAAESQLQQPARSAPAVVSVVGPPGSGKSAFCTHLAHRVRARFPHGQLHADLAEQTPVEALTGFLRAIRGTGAQLPDSIEERSHLLRGWTAERRVLILIDNAVSTVELTPLMPSGGGCAVIVGCRTRLPLRGTSLAVDLQPPAEDEALELLGSVIGWRRLRAELPQARKLIRLFDASPMALVAAANRLAIRPHWTIAVLLDRLRHQRDWLDELVNARVDLLNSIELSCRSLSPAHRDAFFRLAAAADEPLTTRGASTVLGCDQRTAEAILESIVEHQLATVDRAPDSFAGQFHYRFSPLVRVAASSLSQFAAASVPPAEANDLWIRRAPSA
- a CDS encoding glycosyltransferase codes for the protein MSRFLFVVPPLVGHINPTVGVAARLVAAGHEVGWVGPTAALAPLVGPRAAFHPSNRPLPEFAVAGRPPQLRGFASLKFLWEEFLVPLADGMVSLVDAAVDEFAPDAMVVDQQALAGALVAERRGIPWATSATTSAELVQPLAEMPKVAAWLDNLLAGLRHRHGSPHAPYDLRFSPYGVLAFSTAELVGPVGDGVVFVGPSIADRPDDTPFPALDGRPVVLVSLGTANADAGGPFLKAAAEALAGLTDHQGVVVDPTGQLSSDDVLVVQRVPQLALLPRCAVVVCHAGHNTVCEALSHGVPLVVAPIRDDQPIVAQQVVDAGAGVRVRFGRVTAEQLRAAITEALGYAEGARRIQRSFASAGGTDAAANWLSELAATRTSGLKR
- a CDS encoding alpha/beta fold hydrolase gives rise to the protein MGKILANGIDTHYQRMAAKGVDPSTAPTVVFIHGLGTDSLASFYLTLAAPVAAAGINVLAYDLRGHGRSDCPDTGYTFQHFVSDLCALLDALEIQGPVHLVGNSFGGTVAFGHAFARPWQVASIVSIESEPPTQPWSDRMVQAMDYMAEQLSSEQTFLDLEAQNGAHHAKLARKAAAKLYATTMVTDLPKGRLMSAEELRALPTPVLHILGGDGLQGEDPRALERALSHCRTVVIPGQDHSVLVDAHRTVRELLIPWVRGIHTDVPWINAAAEARALIA
- a CDS encoding acyl carrier protein yields the protein MTTTEASRDVVFTEIAGMLRKVLAELGVDDVEITERTSFNEDLELESIDLVTLTALISERWGEPVNLAEFLADKDLDEVIALKVGDLVDFVAGALARAGG